The Coleofasciculaceae cyanobacterium genome has a segment encoding these proteins:
- a CDS encoding ABC transporter ATP-binding protein has protein sequence MPVVQTWNLGKTYRTGFWMNQKIESLKNCSLTIYQGETFGLLGPNGAGKTTLLKTLLGITRPTTGKAVILGKPIGDRTVKQKIGYLPENAYLYDFLTAWEFLEFIAGLFQIPKHKQRQRIVELLDLVGLAQSTARQKKLKQYSKGMLQRVGMAQALINDPEIVFLDEPMSGLDPMGRYRMREIVLSLKQQGKTIFFNSHILSDIEQICDRIAFLALGELICQGSLDELLGTTNAYQAIVSGGNSLTLDPWLTNLTQENNYWHGQLKVEPNQFVAHLNDVEAQLVSIHLARPSLEEFFMQQLRDRGIEVSR, from the coding sequence ATGCCAGTAGTTCAAACCTGGAATCTGGGTAAAACCTACCGAACTGGCTTTTGGATGAATCAAAAAATTGAATCGCTAAAAAACTGTTCTCTAACTATTTATCAAGGAGAAACTTTTGGTTTATTAGGTCCTAATGGTGCAGGAAAAACTACTTTACTAAAAACTTTACTAGGTATTACTCGTCCGACTACTGGTAAGGCGGTTATCTTAGGTAAACCAATAGGCGATCGCACCGTCAAGCAAAAGATTGGCTATCTACCTGAAAATGCTTATCTTTATGATTTTTTGACTGCTTGGGAATTTTTGGAATTTATTGCTGGACTATTTCAAATACCGAAGCATAAACAGCGTCAACGTATTGTCGAATTACTCGATCTGGTGGGACTAGCTCAGTCTACCGCCCGTCAAAAGAAGCTCAAGCAGTATTCTAAGGGAATGTTACAGCGGGTGGGGATGGCACAGGCTTTAATTAACGATCCCGAAATTGTCTTTTTAGATGAACCCATGTCTGGACTAGATCCGATGGGTCGTTATCGAATGCGAGAAATTGTTTTATCGCTCAAGCAGCAGGGTAAAACGATTTTTTTTAATTCTCATATTTTGTCCGATATTGAACAAATTTGCGATCGCATTGCTTTTTTAGCTTTAGGAGAATTAATCTGCCAAGGTTCTCTCGATGAATTACTGGGTACTACTAATGCCTATCAAGCTATTGTGTCGGGCGGTAATTCCTTAACCCTAGATCCGTGGTTGACCAATTTAACTCAAGAAAATAATTATTGGCACGGACAATTAAAAGTCGAACCCAATCAATTCGTCGCTCATCTAAATGATGTTGAAGCCCAGTTAGTCAGTATTCATCTAGCCAGGCCTTCTTTGGAAGAATTTTTTATGCAGCAACTGCGAGATAGAGGCATCGAAGTCAGTCGATAA
- a CDS encoding DUF1815 family protein, protein MFTRLAEQHRQFVKDLVMTLQALAIAFENRGYLASCYTCGGEMNSASFMVSLRDEHLIRFLVSDYGITWTEMRDDRELMKLEGAEAINQLQDLADLIKYQVQSSASQVLESDNSPTLQNV, encoded by the coding sequence GTGTTTACAAGACTTGCAGAACAGCATCGTCAATTTGTCAAGGATTTAGTGATGACTCTTCAGGCTTTAGCGATCGCATTTGAAAATCGAGGCTATTTAGCATCATGCTATACCTGCGGTGGCGAAATGAATAGTGCTTCTTTTATGGTCAGTTTGAGAGATGAGCATCTGATCCGGTTTTTAGTCTCAGACTATGGGATTACTTGGACTGAAATGAGAGATGACCGCGAACTAATGAAGTTAGAAGGTGCTGAAGCAATTAACCAACTACAGGATTTAGCAGATTTGATTAAATACCAGGTACAGTCATCGGCATCTCAAGTACTTGAGTCAGACAATTCGCCAACTTTGCAAAATGTTTAG
- a CDS encoding ATP-binding cassette domain-containing protein: MSDRHVPPVLRLEQVSLQANIGSDYLLRNISFQIQPGEKVGIIGASGAGKTSLLRLLNRLVSPNSGEIYVQELPSRQLTSVQLRRKIVLAAQEPKLLGMKVIEALSYPLKLQQLPESQIRVQLDTWTGLLRIPSKWFNKTELQLSLGQRQLVAIARALMMQPLVILLDEPTSALDIGLATHLLTVLNELNQSQNTTIIMVNHQLELVRGFGDRLLFIDRGTLAEDLPATESNWQKLRQKIKLLQEQQEQDWL, translated from the coding sequence ATGAGTGATCGCCATGTTCCGCCCGTATTACGTTTAGAACAAGTCAGTCTTCAGGCAAACATTGGCTCAGATTATTTATTGCGGAATATTTCGTTCCAAATTCAACCAGGAGAAAAAGTAGGAATTATCGGAGCATCAGGTGCAGGAAAAACTTCTTTGCTGAGACTGCTTAATCGTCTAGTTTCTCCAAATAGCGGTGAAATATACGTTCAGGAACTGCCGTCTCGGCAGCTAACATCAGTTCAACTGCGTCGTAAGATCGTTCTAGCTGCACAAGAGCCTAAATTACTGGGAATGAAAGTTATTGAGGCGTTAAGCTATCCTCTAAAACTACAGCAACTACCAGAGTCGCAAATCCGTGTCCAGCTCGATACTTGGACAGGCTTATTGCGTATTCCCTCAAAATGGTTCAACAAAACGGAACTACAGTTATCTTTAGGGCAAAGACAGCTGGTAGCGATCGCTCGCGCTTTGATGATGCAGCCTCTGGTAATTCTTTTAGATGAGCCAACATCAGCTTTGGATATTGGTCTGGCGACTCACTTATTAACTGTATTAAACGAATTAAATCAGAGTCAAAACACGACCATTATTATGGTTAACCATCAACTAGAGTTAGTCAGAGGTTTTGGCGATCGCCTTTTGTTTATCGATCGAGGAACATTAGCAGAAGATCTCCCCGCTACCGAATCAAACTGGCAAAAGTTACGCCAAAAAATAAAGCTGTTACAGGAGCAACAGGAACAAGATTGGCTTTAA
- a CDS encoding response regulator transcription factor encodes MVSAHISIVESNPHLRSLLGWHLQQSGYVVSQSASLQQGRDAFYRHQPTLMIIDSDLPDGDGLELSHWLFQQQKSLILLLSARSNEQDIVRGLKSGADDYLTKPFGMQEFLARVEALVRRSRLTSSVPLSMECKDLKIDLAQRRVQLKGNFIELTPQEFSLLYVLAQAEGNPLSRSELLQRGWPDAIDNPRTVDTHVLSLRKKIEFNPRQPNIIQTVRNVGYRFNPELIETEKNSRENKLPALAPANITRFSRQI; translated from the coding sequence GTGGTTTCAGCACATATATCTATAGTTGAAAGTAATCCTCACTTACGCTCGCTACTAGGTTGGCATCTGCAACAATCAGGTTATGTTGTTAGCCAATCTGCTAGTTTGCAACAGGGTCGAGATGCTTTTTATCGGCATCAGCCAACATTAATGATTATTGACTCTGATTTACCTGATGGAGATGGATTGGAATTATCTCATTGGTTATTCCAACAGCAAAAGTCGTTGATTCTTTTGTTATCGGCTCGAAGCAATGAGCAAGATATAGTGAGAGGGTTGAAAAGTGGTGCTGATGATTATTTAACCAAGCCTTTTGGGATGCAAGAGTTTTTGGCGCGAGTTGAGGCATTAGTGCGACGAAGTCGCTTGACTAGTTCTGTTCCCCTGTCTATGGAATGTAAAGATCTTAAAATTGACTTGGCACAGCGACGAGTACAGTTGAAAGGTAATTTTATTGAATTAACACCGCAAGAATTTAGTTTGCTTTATGTTTTGGCTCAAGCTGAAGGGAATCCTTTAAGTCGCTCAGAACTATTACAGCGTGGATGGCCCGATGCTATTGATAATCCACGTACTGTAGATACCCATGTACTATCGCTGCGCAAAAAAATTGAATTTAATCCACGACAGCCCAACATCATTCAAACGGTTCGTAATGTAGGCTATCGATTTAATCCTGAGTTAATTGAAACCGAAAAAAACTCCCGAGAAAATAAGCTACCAGCGCTCGCCCCTGCCAATATAACTCGTTTTTCTCGTCAAATATAA
- a CDS encoding DUF6761 family protein yields MILQNPQTIRHYQKITDGMVDLWRRRYSFEEIRLYLDGYIACLRNSDFVEQYHIHRLEEQALRFLRDPSNFELSSPQTQMEVDTDYY; encoded by the coding sequence ATGATTCTTCAAAATCCTCAAACCATTAGACATTACCAAAAAATTACAGACGGCATGGTCGATCTGTGGCGCAGACGTTATAGTTTCGAGGAAATTAGACTGTATCTCGATGGATACATTGCCTGTCTACGGAACAGCGACTTTGTGGAACAATATCATATTCACCGCCTGGAAGAACAAGCATTACGCTTTTTAAGAGATCCCTCTAACTTTGAGCTATCATCACCTCAAACTCAGATGGAAGTAGACACTGATTATTATTAA
- the grxD gene encoding Grx4 family monothiol glutaredoxin: MTPQVKAKIDRLVHENKIMVFMKGSKLMPQCGFSNNVVQILNTLGVPYETVDILAEPEIRQGIKEYSNWPTIPQIYIDGEFVGGSDIAIELYQTGELQQMAEVALAS, encoded by the coding sequence ATGACACCTCAAGTAAAAGCAAAAATTGATCGCTTAGTTCATGAAAACAAAATTATGGTATTTATGAAGGGATCGAAACTCATGCCCCAATGCGGTTTCTCTAATAATGTAGTGCAAATCCTGAATACTCTGGGTGTTCCCTACGAAACCGTCGATATTTTAGCCGAGCCAGAAATACGTCAAGGAATTAAAGAATATTCCAACTGGCCCACAATACCGCAAATCTATATTGATGGAGAGTTTGTTGGCGGTTCAGATATTGCGATCGAGCTGTACCAAACTGGAGAATTGCAACAGATGGCAGAAGTAGCATTAGCTTCTTAA
- a CDS encoding BolA/IbaG family iron-sulfur metabolism protein, producing MISPEQVQTMIQERLARAEVKVVGDGQHFEAIIISPDFVGQTRVKQHQMVYSALQAEMASETIHALSLKTYTPETWQAIGQAV from the coding sequence ATGATTAGTCCAGAACAAGTACAAACAATGATTCAAGAGAGGCTCGCCCGTGCCGAAGTCAAAGTTGTCGGCGATGGACAGCATTTTGAAGCCATAATTATCTCGCCTGATTTTGTTGGTCAAACTAGAGTCAAACAGCATCAGATGGTATATTCGGCATTACAAGCAGAAATGGCATCAGAAACAATTCATGCTTTGTCTCTCAAAACTTATACTCCTGAAACTTGGCAGGCTATTGGCCAAGCTGTATAA
- a CDS encoding phospholipase D-like domain-containing protein: protein MYRLKWIFWFGFALTIACSQNSQQSTNLPQDEFIQVYFNHRESKTQTYSDPYRKIERQGDNLELVIIQEIAAAKFTIDLAVHELNLPLVAQALVKSQNSGVQIRVILDNNYSRSLSKLNSSEIDRLNQRDRQKYNQFFQLVDLNQDNRLSSAEIAQRDALVILENAGIPVIDDTADGSKGSGLMHHKFMVVDRKTIVTGSVNFTLSDTHGDIDNPETKGNVNHLLRIENTEVADLFTEEFNYMWGNTPDAINSKFGLRKPWRSPKTFIWQDTQFTLQFAPTSASLDWRFSTNGLIDKTIDSATKSIDLALFVFSEQEIVDTLQQKHQQGIEIAGVFDSGFAYRYYSEVLDMLGVTLYLGCQAEAANNAWSNPLNTVGIAQLATGDKLHHKFALIDNQTVISGSHNWSKAANTNNDETLIIIKNSLVSQHFAQEFQHLYSSALLGLSAKINYKLEQQQQKCS from the coding sequence ATGTATCGCTTAAAATGGATCTTTTGGTTCGGCTTTGCTTTGACTATAGCCTGTTCTCAAAACTCTCAACAATCGACTAACTTACCACAAGACGAATTTATTCAAGTTTATTTTAATCACCGAGAAAGCAAGACTCAAACTTATAGCGATCCTTACCGTAAAATAGAACGTCAGGGAGATAATTTAGAATTAGTAATTATTCAAGAAATCGCAGCAGCAAAGTTTACTATTGATCTGGCTGTGCATGAGCTTAACCTACCATTAGTTGCCCAGGCTTTGGTAAAAAGCCAGAATTCTGGGGTACAGATAAGAGTAATTTTAGATAATAATTACAGTCGTTCGTTAAGCAAATTAAATTCGTCAGAAATTGACCGCTTAAATCAACGCGATCGCCAGAAATATAATCAGTTTTTTCAACTAGTCGATCTAAATCAAGACAACCGCTTAAGTTCTGCCGAAATTGCCCAACGAGATGCTTTAGTCATATTAGAAAATGCTGGTATTCCCGTAATTGATGATACTGCCGATGGCTCGAAAGGCAGTGGTTTAATGCATCATAAATTTATGGTTGTTGATCGTAAAACGATAGTGACTGGCTCAGTTAATTTTACGCTAAGTGATACGCATGGCGATATAGATAATCCTGAAACTAAAGGAAACGTGAATCATTTGCTCAGAATTGAAAATACTGAGGTGGCTGATTTATTTACTGAAGAATTTAACTATATGTGGGGAAATACTCCAGATGCAATTAACAGTAAGTTCGGTTTACGAAAGCCTTGGCGATCGCCAAAGACATTTATTTGGCAAGATACTCAATTTACGCTACAGTTTGCTCCTACTTCTGCTAGTCTGGATTGGCGTTTTAGTACCAATGGTTTGATCGACAAAACAATTGATAGTGCTACTAAATCTATCGATCTAGCTTTGTTTGTTTTTAGCGAACAAGAGATTGTTGATACTCTACAGCAAAAGCACCAGCAGGGTATAGAAATCGCAGGAGTATTTGACTCTGGTTTTGCCTATCGTTATTACAGCGAGGTACTTGATATGCTGGGCGTTACTTTGTATCTAGGTTGTCAAGCTGAAGCTGCTAATAATGCTTGGAGTAATCCCCTGAACACAGTTGGCATAGCACAGTTGGCTACAGGTGATAAACTTCATCACAAGTTTGCACTTATAGATAATCAAACAGTAATTTCAGGATCGCACAATTGGTCAAAAGCTGCTAATACAAACAACGATGAAACTCTAATTATTATTAAGAATTCTTTGGTGTCTCAACATTTTGCTCAGGAGTTTCAACATCTCTATAGTTCAGCATTATTAGGTTTATCTGCCAAAATTAACTATAAGCTAGAGCAGCAACAGCAAAAATGCAGTTGA
- a CDS encoding Asr1405/Asl0597 family protein, translated as MSDRTSKKLNASENEKQPSRILTIKWAYRWDVFRRLKSLEIDCQCSTNEPLLVDVYSPTTLIQIWSVVRQFSAERHELIDWLDNCWYVQYDHQSRQNEFINHNGKS; from the coding sequence ATGAGCGATCGCACCTCAAAAAAACTCAACGCTTCCGAAAATGAAAAGCAGCCGAGCCGTATACTGACAATTAAATGGGCTTATCGGTGGGATGTATTTCGCCGTTTAAAATCATTAGAAATTGATTGCCAATGTTCGACTAATGAACCTTTATTAGTCGATGTATATAGCCCGACTACTCTAATCCAGATTTGGAGTGTAGTCAGACAATTTAGCGCCGAACGTCACGAATTAATTGATTGGTTGGATAATTGCTGGTATGTGCAATACGATCATCAAAGTAGGCAAAATGAATTTATTAATCATAATGGCAAAAGTTAA
- a CDS encoding (2Fe-2S) ferredoxin domain-containing protein, producing the protein MNLLIIMAKVNHISGFNFQGKLSKISFKKNKIKYIKLVTNEGKYWLKIPKNLREKIAGLSPGCQLEVAGKSKQHPITGKTKYKAETVVLVAQKPAASVKTKAVSLLPVFDSKTKSKAKVLVCQKSNCWKKGGKKVCQELESILSDRGLTKEIPIQKTGCLKQCKKAPALVMMPDKARYNQVKPQQVEKMVEKHLIADS; encoded by the coding sequence ATGAATTTATTAATCATAATGGCAAAAGTTAACCACATATCTGGGTTTAATTTTCAAGGCAAGCTAAGTAAAATCTCTTTTAAAAAAAACAAGATTAAATACATCAAGCTAGTTACAAATGAGGGCAAATATTGGCTTAAAATCCCTAAAAACCTAAGAGAGAAAATTGCTGGTTTATCTCCTGGGTGTCAACTAGAAGTAGCAGGAAAATCTAAGCAGCATCCAATAACGGGCAAAACTAAATACAAAGCTGAAACCGTCGTGCTAGTTGCTCAAAAGCCAGCTGCTTCGGTTAAAACCAAGGCAGTTTCTCTGTTACCTGTATTTGACAGCAAAACTAAATCGAAAGCCAAGGTGCTAGTTTGCCAAAAGTCGAACTGCTGGAAAAAAGGAGGCAAAAAAGTTTGTCAAGAGTTGGAATCTATACTAAGTGATCGCGGATTAACTAAGGAGATTCCGATTCAGAAAACAGGTTGTCTCAAACAGTGTAAAAAAGCTCCAGCATTAGTAATGATGCCAGATAAAGCTCGTTACAACCAAGTAAAGCCCCAACAGGTAGAGAAAATGGTAGAAAAACATTTAATTGCCGATAGCTAA
- a CDS encoding LysR family transcriptional regulator, which yields MKLSQLRSFVAVARCGNFSQAAVELDLTQPTVSHAIATLENDLGIQLLFRGKKGVNLTPAGEGVLVHCDRVLQSIEDIKQEANRYKSLSGGTVRISAFRGASAQLLPKIRACFKIKHPQIDIKIVEEKDCPQVEQMVYEGKADLGFTILPTSKDLETIEVLRDNYVVLLPPHLNLVAQMDCPKISWTQLLDLPIISYPSQNSCYKQIEHYFEVEGYQFQPTEQVRESDTIVNLVATGSEAAILPQLSVFHIPKGVTVCQLPKPLQRIVVVATPKDADLSHAVWAFIDFLKQIDLSQI from the coding sequence ATGAAACTTTCCCAATTAAGGTCGTTTGTAGCAGTAGCCAGATGTGGTAATTTTAGTCAGGCAGCAGTAGAGTTAGATCTGACACAGCCAACTGTTAGTCATGCAATCGCTACCTTAGAAAACGACTTAGGAATTCAACTACTGTTTCGGGGCAAAAAAGGCGTAAATCTTACCCCAGCAGGAGAAGGTGTCTTAGTGCATTGCGATCGCGTTTTACAGTCGATTGAGGATATTAAGCAAGAAGCCAACCGCTATAAAAGTTTATCAGGGGGAACAGTTAGAATCTCGGCTTTTCGTGGTGCATCTGCGCAACTATTACCAAAAATTAGAGCCTGTTTTAAAATTAAGCATCCCCAGATCGATATCAAAATTGTTGAAGAAAAAGATTGTCCTCAAGTAGAGCAAATGGTTTATGAAGGCAAAGCCGATCTTGGCTTTACGATCTTGCCGACTTCTAAAGATCTAGAAACTATTGAAGTGCTGCGGGATAATTATGTTGTTCTTTTGCCACCTCACCTAAATTTAGTTGCCCAGATGGATTGCCCTAAAATTAGCTGGACACAATTGCTCGATCTACCAATTATTTCCTATCCCAGCCAAAACAGTTGTTATAAACAGATCGAACATTACTTTGAAGTAGAGGGTTATCAATTTCAGCCCACCGAACAAGTCCGCGAAAGCGACACTATTGTTAACCTAGTAGCAACAGGATCGGAAGCTGCTATCTTACCGCAGCTATCTGTATTTCACATTCCCAAAGGTGTTACCGTCTGCCAGTTACCTAAGCCCCTACAGCGAATTGTGGTAGTCGCAACTCCCAAAGATGCTGACTTGTCTCATGCAGTTTGGGCATTTATCGATTTTCTCAAACAAATTGATTTAAGCCAGATCTAA
- a CDS encoding aminotransferase class V-fold PLP-dependent enzyme, with protein sequence MRNLIYLDAHATTPVDPKVLEAMLPYFTERFGNPATNTHVYGWEASAAVKNAREVIANIINATPEEIVFTSGATEANNLAIKGVAEAYFNQGKHIITVATEHRAVLDPCAYLATLGFEITYLPVQSDGLLDLEKLLAAIREDTILVSVMAANNEIGVLQPLAKIGEICHHRGVLFHTDAAQAIAKIPLDVTAMNIDLMSLTAHKIYGPKGIGALYVRRRDPKVKLASQIQGGGQEKGRRSGTLSTPQIVGFAKALEIGVLEMELESVRLLQLKKQLWSMFEPLEGIQLNGNFEKSLHNNLNISIKGVNGSALLLGLQSVVALSSGSACSSESTAPSHVLTALGRDEKLAHASLRFGIGRFNTPEEIETAGKTAIATIKSLRQASKL encoded by the coding sequence ATGCGCAATCTTATCTATCTTGATGCTCATGCTACTACTCCAGTAGATCCAAAAGTTCTAGAAGCGATGCTGCCTTACTTTACCGAACGTTTTGGCAATCCTGCGACGAATACACACGTTTATGGTTGGGAAGCTAGCGCAGCAGTTAAAAATGCTCGGGAAGTTATCGCCAATATAATCAACGCCACTCCTGAAGAAATTGTTTTTACTAGTGGTGCAACAGAGGCTAATAATCTGGCAATCAAAGGTGTTGCCGAAGCTTATTTTAATCAGGGAAAACACATTATTACCGTCGCTACCGAACATCGGGCGGTGTTAGATCCCTGTGCATATTTAGCAACATTGGGATTTGAAATTACTTATCTTCCAGTACAGTCTGATGGTTTATTAGATCTCGAAAAATTACTAGCAGCTATACGTGAGGATACCATTCTGGTTTCAGTCATGGCAGCTAACAATGAAATTGGTGTATTGCAACCATTAGCCAAAATTGGTGAAATTTGTCATCATCGTGGGGTGTTATTTCATACCGACGCTGCACAGGCGATCGCTAAAATACCGTTAGACGTAACAGCAATGAATATCGATTTGATGTCGCTTACTGCTCATAAGATTTATGGTCCAAAAGGCATTGGTGCTTTATATGTGCGTCGTCGCGATCCCAAAGTCAAATTAGCTTCGCAAATCCAGGGAGGAGGACAGGAAAAAGGCAGGCGATCGGGTACTCTATCTACCCCGCAGATAGTTGGCTTTGCCAAGGCATTGGAAATCGGCGTATTAGAAATGGAACTAGAGTCAGTGCGGTTGTTGCAGCTAAAAAAACAACTCTGGTCGATGTTTGAACCACTTGAAGGTATCCAGCTTAACGGTAATTTTGAAAAAAGTCTGCACAATAATCTCAATATTAGCATTAAAGGGGTCAACGGCTCGGCTTTATTATTAGGACTGCAATCAGTGGTAGCCTTATCTTCTGGTTCGGCTTGTTCTTCTGAATCTACTGCACCTTCTCATGTCTTAACCGCTTTGGGTCGGGATGAAAAACTAGCCCATGCCTCTTTACGCTTCGGCATTGGTAGGTTTAATACCCCTGAAGAAATTGAAACGGCGGGAAAAACGGCGATCGCCACTATTAAATCTTTGCGTCAGGCTAGCAAGCTTTAA
- a CDS encoding NIL domain-containing protein: protein MNNLDLLCEKRQLDNRPTEIELKLRVPQNYHQEPIISQLISEYQLKVVLLAAILGKDGQGDGWFDIKLLGTFQQINNALIYLSELDIEIWHEQDLELDGW from the coding sequence ATGAATAATCTTGATTTGTTATGCGAAAAAAGGCAATTAGACAATCGACCGACAGAAATTGAGCTTAAGCTTAGAGTGCCTCAGAATTATCATCAAGAACCAATTATTTCCCAACTAATCTCTGAATATCAGCTCAAAGTTGTTTTGTTGGCAGCAATTTTAGGTAAAGATGGTCAGGGAGATGGCTGGTTTGACATTAAACTCTTAGGCACTTTTCAACAAATTAATAATGCTTTGATTTACCTTTCAGAATTAGATATTGAAATTTGGCACGAACAAGATCTAGAACTAGATGGTTGGTAA
- the folK gene encoding 2-amino-4-hydroxy-6-hydroxymethyldihydropteridine diphosphokinase translates to MRECAIALGSNQGDSLSILESSLDALNQIPGINLQQKSSWYQTKAVGTPQPQADYLNGCALLSVEQAPEELLTILQGIEIQFGRVGKGTLEARTLDLDLLLYGNVVLNTPNLTIPHPRMSDRAFVLVPLAEIASDWIEPKSGNQIAQLLRGVDTAGVQPYVTV, encoded by the coding sequence ATGAGAGAATGCGCAATCGCACTAGGCAGTAATCAGGGCGACTCTTTAAGTATTTTAGAGAGTTCTCTTGATGCACTCAATCAAATTCCTGGGATTAATCTCCAGCAAAAGTCTAGCTGGTATCAAACCAAAGCTGTCGGTACACCACAACCTCAAGCCGATTATCTTAACGGCTGTGCTTTATTATCGGTAGAACAAGCACCAGAAGAACTACTAACTATTCTTCAGGGTATTGAAATTCAGTTTGGCAGAGTGGGCAAAGGTACATTGGAAGCTAGAACTTTAGATCTGGATTTGCTGCTGTATGGCAACGTAGTTTTAAACACCCCTAATTTGACTATTCCTCATCCTCGAATGAGCGATCGAGCTTTTGTTCTAGTACCCTTGGCCGAAATTGCTTCTGACTGGATTGAACCAAAATCGGGAAATCAAATTGCTCAGTTACTTAGAGGTGTCGATACCGCTGGAGTGCAACCATACGTTACAGTTTAA
- a CDS encoding RNA-guided endonuclease TnpB family protein, producing the protein MIRQAQKVRIYPTDEQKHQLAGAMGCCRWWWNHALNKSIETYKQTGKGLSRAGLNALLPNLKEENEWLRTEVYSQSLQQTSLNLSRAFINFFEKRARFPRFKSKHGKQSVGFPQSVKIAGDWIKLPKIGLIKAVFDRRYVGTIKTVTVTKDSSDRYFASLIYELEACFVSGNGDKIIGLDLGILDFCIAHDGTKTSKYANPRHFLKHEKNLARKQQKLSRKQKAMKCGLGTAAFEWEASHSKRALAFPHEQLHQEGSKTRQKAKKLVAKVHARISNSRQDFLHKLSRKLTQISKVIVVENLNIKGLVRNHKLAQSISDVGWGMFVNFLSYKLEREDKRLVEIDRFFPSSHICPDCLTQTPKMDLSIREWTCLNTSCGKTHDRDEAASRNIRAEGIRIIKTDGIAVSASRGTVRPNRGRKTKVRQDPAKLETYSKSKI; encoded by the coding sequence ATGATTAGACAAGCACAGAAAGTACGAATTTATCCAACTGACGAACAAAAACATCAACTAGCAGGTGCTATGGGCTGTTGTCGCTGGTGGTGGAATCATGCTTTGAACAAAAGTATTGAAACTTACAAACAGACAGGTAAAGGCTTATCTCGCGCAGGATTAAATGCTTTGTTGCCTAATCTAAAAGAAGAAAATGAATGGTTGAGGACAGAAGTTTATTCTCAATCGCTGCAACAGACATCACTCAATTTGTCTCGCGCTTTTATAAACTTCTTTGAAAAAAGAGCTAGATTTCCTAGGTTCAAATCTAAACATGGTAAACAGTCAGTTGGTTTTCCTCAGTCAGTAAAGATTGCAGGAGACTGGATTAAACTACCTAAAATTGGATTAATCAAAGCAGTATTTGATCGTCGCTATGTTGGCACAATCAAAACCGTTACTGTTACCAAGGATAGTTCAGATAGATATTTTGCCAGTCTTATTTATGAATTAGAAGCTTGCTTTGTATCTGGCAATGGTGACAAAATAATTGGCTTAGATTTAGGAATCCTTGATTTTTGCATAGCTCATGATGGTACTAAGACTAGTAAATATGCTAATCCTAGACACTTCCTCAAGCATGAGAAAAATCTAGCTCGTAAACAACAAAAATTATCTAGAAAACAAAAAGCGATGAAGTGTGGTCTTGGGACGGCGGCTTTTGAGTGGGAAGCTTCCCACTCAAAACGCGCCTTGGCTTTCCCCCATGAACAACTTCATCAAGAAGGAAGTAAAACCAGACAAAAAGCTAAGAAATTAGTGGCTAAGGTTCATGCACGTATAAGCAATTCCCGTCAGGATTTTTTACATAAACTAAGTAGAAAACTGACCCAGATAAGCAAAGTTATTGTGGTAGAAAACCTCAATATTAAGGGATTAGTGCGTAACCATAAATTAGCTCAAAGTATATCTGATGTTGGTTGGGGGATGTTCGTAAATTTTCTAAGTTATAAACTAGAGCGTGAAGATAAACGTCTAGTTGAAATCGATAGATTTTTCCCTAGCTCTCATATCTGCCCCGATTGTCTAACTCAAACTCCAAAGATGGATTTGAGTATTAGGGAATGGACTTGCTTGAACACTTCATGTGGGAAAACTCATGATCGTGATGAAGCAGCAAGCCGAAATATTAGAGCAGAAGGCATCAGGATAATAAAGACGGATGGAATAGCCGTCTCTGCTAGTCGAGGGACTGTAAGACCGAACCGAGGACGAAAGACCAAGGTAAGGCAAGACCCAGCGAAGCTAGAAACTTATTCTAAATCGAAGATTTAG